The Periplaneta americana isolate PAMFEO1 chromosome 2, P.americana_PAMFEO1_priV1, whole genome shotgun sequence genome has a window encoding:
- the LOC138695226 gene encoding MAP7 domain-containing protein 2-like yields MMRKCEEEREFWDEQYKRFRIAQEKIRLSIEALSHRPKGGKGRKLKTKTLRRKKAEMEKAIKEVHEYTAILRAKIEEKGEKEKEEKKMEKKEVPAAEGCRPE; encoded by the exons GATGAGGAAATGCGAGGAGGAACGTGAATTCTGGGATGAACAATACAAGCGATTCCGGATCGCACAGGAGAAGATTCGGCTGTCCATTGAAGCTCTGTCCCATCGTCCCAAGGGAGGAAAGGGGAGGAAACTGAAGACGAAGACATTAAGAAGGAAGAAGGCAGAAATGGAGAAGGCAATAAAAGAAGTACATGAG tatacgGCCATATTGCGTgcaaaaatagaagaaaagggggaaaaggaaaaggaggaaaagaagaTGGAGAAGAAGGAAGTTCCTGCAGCAGAAGGCTGTAGGCCTGAATGA